Below is a window of Candidatus Nitrosotenuis uzonensis DNA.
ACAAGCTATTGTCCCAGATTTGGACAGTAATTCCAGACTTGAAATAAAAGTCTGCGACTTGAATGCCGTCTTTGTCTTTTTGAAGATTGCTGGAGGCAATATCTGGCTGCTCCTTTAGCAGATTGACTGCCTTGTCATAATCGTCAACTACAAAATCAATATCAATTGTGGGCCTTATCATGACATTGTGGATTGCTAATGCCCCAGCACCAAATATGGCATACCTGATTTTGTTGGATTCAAGAAGATTCCCAAAGTAATATGCGGATGGCAGCCAGATTCTGGGCTGGACTTCGGTCCTTGGTGGTGTTATTTTCTTTCGTTTGCCCTGCATGTGAAATTACACGTTCTACACTGCATTTTCAGAGGGGACAAACATCATGTCTTCCCTTGAGCCTTGCTGCATGGCGTTTTTTTCGGTATCCTTATCCGAAATTCTTATTACAACGTCCTCATCTGAGTCAGCCATCCTCACTATTTGTTCTGTATAGTTCACATCATCCACTGGAAAACATTTGACATAAATCACAGAACTTGCATTGCCGATTGTTTGACGGGGATCCTCCGTGGTCCTAATGCCTATTCCGTTGAACCCCTCATTGATAATTTCTCTTGCCTTGCTGTGAAATTTATTTGGAACCGCAACCTGGACCATGTTCCGTGATTCGTTTTTAGTGTACTTGATTTTGCTTGTCCCAACAAGGGCGTAATCGATATTGTGTTTTTCAAACATGCGTGCAACAAAGGTATCCGGATCCCATATTATGGAATTGATCCATTTTGCCGATTCAACCATGGACTTGACAACTGGGTGATTGCGATTGGTGACTCTAACAAAGACTTTTTTGCCTATCTTTGTGGCCTTGATGACTCCAATATTTTCAAAGGCGTATACCACTCTGCGAACTGTTGGAAACGGGATTCCTGTCCGGTGCGCAATTCCTGATATGGTGGAGCCTTGTCTGGCTACGTCTATTATCCTGGCGTTTCGAAAGTCGGGGATTGATTGCATACTCATATTTATTATTAGACTAAGAGATTTATATAACTTGCTATGATTTAGTCAAAAATGAGTAAATAGTATTATACGAATAAAGAATGGTGCGGAAAAGCTGGAGATGTGGATTTTGTGAGAAAAATCAAAGTTAGAAGCCTTGAGGCACACGTTCTAGCAAGGCATTCCTATGGAGATATCTTTTTGACAAAATCCACAATCAGGGACTCATCAAAACTAATGGTCTTGTTGTCTACGATTTTTACCGCATACAAGTTTTTGGCACCTTTCGTTTATCTTGTATGATACATTTGCCATCCCGCATATGGTAGAAACTATTGCTCCTTGTTGGCCTTTTGATGACAAAAGACTTAGATCTCCAAAACTATTCGAATTTCAGAGCGGTACTTTGGTTTTTGAATACTAATTGTTGTACCGTCCAACCGCAATCAACGGAGTTCCAATATGCGATGTTAATAAGGTTTGATACAATATACATTGAATCAAAACTTAAAAGGAACCACTAAATGCATTCGTAGTTCTATAGTAAATTCGTACCCTACGTAGTTGATTCTATATGTATAGTATGTTGAGATAGAATCCATCGTCAAGGTTTTATAGTGAAATCTTATAGAATTACATTACCATTTATGGAAATCACAGAACAGGTAAAACGAGTATGACAAGACATGATGTTCAAAAAAAACAGAAAATATTGGTGAATTTGAGCCAAGCAAGATAATTCTACCACGTATACTAAAGGCATTACTTGAACACAGTTCTATTGGAAGAACTATGTTGGCTACCATTGTCAATACCAATTATCCTATAGTAGCAAGTCATTTGGTGTGGCTTGAAGCTCGGTCTTACGTTGAATTTTTAATAGAAAATGGCAAGTTATTGGTAAAACTAACGGAAAATGGCAGAGAATTTGCGTTAAAAATTGCCAGTATTCCATATTGATTTTGAAACCGATCCCACAAACTATGGGTTGATAAAGATTACGTAGAAAGTTTACTGAAAAAGTAAAACTTTTACTTTTTAGGTAAAAACTCTACGTTTCTTTTATTAGATAGTAGGAAGGTAGGATGGATAATGACTTTGAAAAACGATAAAAAACGAACTCAATCTAGAAAGTACTCACAATTTGTTTTGGCTACAATCAGCATATCTTTGTTGGTTTTTAGTCTAAATCCTGCAGCGGCAGTGTTGTACTATCCTCAAAGAGCTGATTGGGAGGGGCACGATAGTGCAAAAGGCACAAGATCTACTCTCGACATAACAACCCCTTCCTTAGCTACTGGAACAAATTGGTGGTGGGCAAAAACCTTTGCATTAGGCATGGTTGTTGTAGATGATCCTGTTAAAGGTGCAATGGGAGCAGGATGGGCAAGTTATATTCCTCTTGGAAGTAGTACGGCAGTAAAACAATATATCGTATACAAATATGATGTATCTGCTGCAAGTCAGGGATATAGCTTTGGAGGAAGTACGTCTGGTAGTATAACCACCCCGCGAGTAGAATATACCTCGGGGGGGTTGTTGGGATAGGGTAGTAAACGGAGTTACTTATAATGCATGTGTAAGCGGCATGACTCAAGGACATGCAAAATATTACACATCAAGAAGCCATAGTGGAAACACAGTTCCCGAACAGCTCAATCCAAACGAATACAAAACTGCAGGAGGATCATGGCAATACTTCTCTCAGAATCAGCAGCCATATTATTGTCATGCAGATTACGCCATTCAGAAGCTTAGTTCTGGAAACAAGTTTTTGACAAGTACTATGGCCTCTGGGAATAGCTGTACATACGGAGGCTCTGGTTTATCTGACAGCAACGCCATACCAGGTTAGGAGAAAGGAAATGATAAATAAAAAATTCACAATAGCCGGTTCTTCGATAGGTCTAGCTGCTCTCCTGGTATTCGTATTTGCTGCTCCTGGATTTACAACACAGACAAACACCATCAAGATGGGCTGCATGAGCCTAGATGAGGTAAATGCAATATCTACTATGAAGGTTAGATCGCCGACCCTACCTGCTGGATTTACTTTGCATTGTGGTCAAGCATCACTTTATGAAGCTGAGTTACTATTTGCGGAAGAATCTGCTGAAAAAGGAGCAACAGTGAAGGAAAACATGCTTCAAAAAATCCAAAACGGTGCAATTCATGTCTACATAACTGACCTAAAAAGCAAAGTAGGGAATGAAGATTTCCAAAAAGAAATTGGTAATGTTGACGAGCAGATAGTAAAGGAATACGAACATATCAAACAAGTCAATCCCTCCCTAGATCCTCAACTTGTCCAAATAAACGGTAAAAAAGCGTGGGCTTACGAGGCTTGTGAAGAATGCGGAAAACAAACTGCAACTTTTGAAGATGGCTCAGAGATTACCAATTCATTTGCAGTACCAGCTAGAGTAGAGTTCTACGATGATAATGGCATTAGATATTTCCTTGAATCGAACAGGCCGTTGTCAGACCTAATTGATGTAGCAAGATCGCTACAATCCTAATTTTTTATTTTTTTACTAAACATCATCGTACTGACACTAAGCCACCGCTGCCTTTTGCTTGTAATTTTAGCTGAAAAACGTATGGTAGGGGTAAATTTTTACCCGCATCCACTCGGACCCGCTTTCACTGTGTATGCAAGCCCATTTGATTTATGGAATATTTTTACAAACGAATTTGTAGAATACTTTAAGAATCTCCTACTAAAATTCAAAAGCAAATGAATCGTTTTGTTACTAGTTTTTTCTGTATGCTAGCTTTTTTCATTTACGTAGATGTAGAATCAGCGGAAGCACGAGAGATTGCCCCATTTAGTTTCCATCTGGATGAACAGCTGATGATTAGCACTAACTGGTCCTATATGGAAACCGGCGGAAAGCCTGCATCTGTTGTAATGAAAGGAGAAGAGGTAGAATTACCATTGAAGATCTTATCAGCAACAACAAAACCAGTTAATCTTGAATTTCATGTAACTTATGGAATCGAACAAATCGGCCCAGCCAAGATGCCACGCGGTGTTACAATAGAAATAACTCCAAAGAACATGCTATTAAAACCAAATCAAGATCAAACATTGAAAATCCATGTCAAAGTGGACAAAAATGCCCCATCAAACAAATACGACATACAAATTGTAGCCCAGTGGCCAGAACCAAATGGCTTTGTAGGGACTTCATTTTCCCTCCCTGCAGGAAAAGATTTTGGTCCAGATTCTATTGCTGTTAATTTTTTCCCTCCACCACTAAAGCAGACAAAGGATGGAATCTTGCTAACAGAAGTGGTTTGTACAAATGACTACGTTCTGGTTCTCAAGGCATCCAGTAATATTCCAGCTTGTATTAGTCCAAAAAACGTATCAAAATTAATTGAGAGAGGATGGGCAAAAGCCGAGCAAAGATCTGAATTTGTTGAATTTATGAATGTGAGATTTACACCTGCCAAATTTCCTGGTTTGACTCGTGATATGGAAAAATATGCAATAAACTTTACAGAGCAAGATTTGGAATCTGTTCCAAAAGTTAAACAAATGTTAGAGCATGCATTATCTGCACCAAAGATGCAACTATGTGAT
It encodes the following:
- a CDS encoding winged helix-turn-helix domain-containing protein, which encodes MSMQSIPDFRNARIIDVARQGSTISGIAHRTGIPFPTVRRVVYAFENIGVIKATKIGKKVFVRVTNRNHPVVKSMVESAKWINSIIWDPDTFVARMFEKHNIDYALVGTSKIKYTKNESRNMVQVAVPNKFHSKAREIINEGFNGIGIRTTEDPRQTIGNASSVIYVKCFPVDDVNYTEQIVRMADSDEDVVIRISDKDTEKNAMQQGSREDMMFVPSENAV